One genomic window of Solanum dulcamara chromosome 12, daSolDulc1.2, whole genome shotgun sequence includes the following:
- the LOC129877518 gene encoding uncharacterized protein LOC129877518, giving the protein MGLEKNYEELGGGSEHHNSAHEDLIKEVALLELEIMYLEKYLLSMYRKTFAKRLESLDETKHISQVTKENKSNPPEDQCKDPSLVDTSILRCHSSLSHTALAASFKPSPLVGVLADALDSYHSLPLSMLQNAQVSTSNWTAADNFVNASSNHFHHAPNQLSEEMIKCISAIYFQLADPPLFSYDYPFSPISLSSSVPQGQNDMGPDLQSEENSSNSILNNPFHIKEPREFNGSFVTMPEVQGLCRDKRSVDGVDRMLQHFRYLVSKLKEVDPRKMRHDEKLAFWINVHNALVMHAFLVYGIPRSTLKRVSQLLKAAYNIGGNTISVEMIQSSVLGCRLPRPGQWIQSLFFPKQKFKGGDARKGYAIEHPDPRLRFALCSGSHSDALLRLYTPKRVFQELEVAKEEYLQTNTTVHKEQKLVLPKNVESYVKEVDLCPSGLKEMIELALPEHFTRKYQGKLWKKIEWLPHNFTFRYLISHELLESIVSF; this is encoded by the exons ATGGGGCTAGAAAAGAATTATGAAGAATTAGGAGGCGGCAGTGAACATCATAATTCTGCTCATGAGGATCTGATTAAGGAAGTTGCTCTTCTGGAGCTGGAAATTATGTATTTGGAGAAGTATCTTCTATCAATGTACCGAAAAACATTTGCTAAGCGGTTAGAATCACTGGATGAAACCAAACATATTTCCCAAGTCACAAAGGAAAATAAAAGTAATCCACCAGAAGATCAATGTAAAGATCCAAGTCTAGTTGACACTTCAATTCTGAGATGCCACTCATCACTCTCTCACACTGCTCTTGCTGCTTCTTTCAAGCCTTCACCTCTAGTTGGAGTTCTTGCTGATGCTCTAGATTCCTACCATTCCTTGCCTTTATCCATGCTCCAG AATGCTCAGGTATCCACTTCAAATTGGACAGCGGCGGATAATTTTGTTAACGCTTCTtcaaatcattttcatcatgcCCCAAATCAGCTGTCTGAAGAAATGATTAAGTGTATTTCAGCCATATATTTTCAGCTTGCTGACCCCCCTTTGTTCAGCTATGATTACCCATTCTCTCCAATCTCATTATCATCATCAGTTCCTCAAGGTCAGAATGATATGGGGCCTGATTTACAATCTGAAGAAAATTCATCTAATTCAATACTGAATAACCCTTTTCACATTAAAGAGCCAAGAGAATTTAATGGATCTTTTGTCACAATGCCTGAAGTACAAGGGCTCTGTCGAGATAAACGGAGCGTAGATGGTGTGGACCGCATGTTACAACATTTTAG GTATCTTGTCTCGAAGTTGAAGGAAGTTGATCCTAGAAAAATGAGGCATGACGAGAAGCTGGCTTTCTGGATTAATGTCCACAATGCACTAGTGATGCAT gcattCTTGGTTTATGGGATTCCACGAAGTACTCTCAAGAGAGTATCTCAACTTCTCAAG GCTGCTTATAACATTGGAGGGAATACAATAAGTGTGGAGATGATTCAGAGTTCTGTACTAGGATGTCGACTGCCCCGTCCGGGTCAG TGGATTCAATCATTGTTCTTTCCAAAACAAAAATTTAAGGGTGGAGATGCAAGAAAAGGATATGCAATAGAGCACCCAGACCCTCGTCTACGTTTTGCTCTATGCTCTGGAAGCCATTCTGATGCTCTG CTCCGGTTGTACACGCCTAAGAGAGTGTTCCAGGAGCTTGAAGTGGCTAAAGAAGAGTACCTTCAAACAAACACAACAGTACACAAGGAACAAAAACTAGTTCTCCCCAAGAATGTGGAATCTTATGTGAAGGAGGTCGATTTGTGCCCTTCTGGCTTGAAGGAAATGATAGAGCTCGCGTTGCCTGAACATTTTACAAGAAAATATCAGGGGAAATTATGGAAGAAAATTGAGTGGCTTCCTCACAACTTCACTTTCCGCTACCTAATTTCACATGAATTGCTTGAGTCCATCGTATCCTTCTGA